A stretch of Lactuca sativa cultivar Salinas chromosome 6, Lsat_Salinas_v11, whole genome shotgun sequence DNA encodes these proteins:
- the LOC111905319 gene encoding putative DNA (cytosine-5)-methyltransferase CMT1, producing the protein MAKGVKRGVKQSEEAIDSSIPSSDSKQSSRSKKSKTSPSAAAADDDTRLIGKPITTDEAIDSSVPSSDSKPSSCSKKPKTTRVAAADDDTRFIGKPVPADQAREKWPHRYESKSRVKVIAPSNGEADGKEIIQAKCHYTKAVIDGVTFDLYDDAFVKAEEGHPDFIARIVEMFETVDKKLYCSAQWFFRAEDTVIKSQAHLIDKRRVFYSEMKDDNPLDSILSKVKIVQLPPNVGFSEKKKALLSCDLYYDMQYSMPVTFTTLQKESSITKSDESSVISGDNSSNGVVEKKKNNKISKPTKIHESKECEMTLLDLYAGCGGMSTGLCYGTNISGVKLVTKWAVDINQHACESLKLNHNETHVRNEAAEDFLSLIKEWEKLCKDFHLLGSHRDENSQNTNMKSEESDSEENEEKPNPSDDEFEVGKLLAVCYGDPNKVNNKKLHFKVRWKGYGPSYDTWEPFDGLSNCMDSIKEFVSKGYQSRLLPLPGDADFICGGPPCQGISGHNRFRNYTDPLKDPKNHQLVVYMDIIDFLKPKFVLMENVCDIVKFADGILGFYAVGRLVSMNYQTRLGIMAAGSYGVPQCRLRVFLWGANTMMNLPQFPLPTHEVVGRGVVPVEFKDCIVGSDVDKSTKLEKSILLGDAISDLPEVTNYNGKDEMEYGGAPKTSYQKYIRMRKQALGKDSSKRKMLYDHRPLELNEDDYARVCQIPKIKGANFRNLPGVKVGTNNKVEWDLSVERVMLPSGKPLVPNYAMTFVGGTSKKPFGRLGMDDVVKTVVGRAEPHNQALLHPNQDRVLTIRENARLQGFPDHYKLSGPVKERYLQIGNAVAFSVSTALGYALGKAVKGVCGSQPLTLPVKFPDCLGQLSSVNQVSQESE; encoded by the exons ATGGCGAAAGGAGTCAAGAGAGGCGTGAAGCAGTCAGAAGAAGCCATTGATTCTTCGATACCTTCTTCAGATTCCAAACAGTCGTCTCGCTCAAAGAAATCCAAAACCTCTCCATCCGCCGCCGCAGCTGATGATGACACACGCTTAATCGGAAAACCAATTACCACTGATGAAGCCATTGATTCTTCTGTACCATCTTCCGATTCCAAGCCATCGTCTTGTTCAAAGAAACCAAAAACCACTCGAGTGGCCGCAGCTGACGATGACACACGCTTCATCGGAAAACCAGTTCCAGCTGATCAAGCCAGAGAAAAATGGCCTCATCGTTACGAATCCAAG AGCAGAGTGAAGGTTATAGCTCCATCAAATGG TGAAGCAGATGGAAAAGAGATTATTCAAGCCAAGTGCCATTATACCAAAGCTGTCATTGATGGTGTTACTTTCGATCTTTATGATGACGCATTTGTCAAA GCTGAAGAAGGGCATCCAGATTTTATTGCTAGGATTGTGGAGATGTTTGAAACCGTTGATAAAAAACTCTATTGTTCAGCTCAATGGTTTTTTAGAGCAGAAGATACT GTCATTAAAAGCCAAGCTCATCTTATTGACAAAAGACGAGTGTTTTATTCTGAAATGAAAGATGACAATCCACTTGATAGCATATTGTCAAAAGTCAAAATTGTTCAACTTCCTCCAAAT GTTGGCTTTTCTGAAAAAAAGAAGGCACTCTTGTCATGTGATCTTTACTATGATATGCAGTATTCAATGCCAGTTACATTCACAACCCTACAAAAAG AAAGTTCAATCACAAAGAGTGATGAGTCATCTGTAATTTCAGGCGATAATAGCTCAAATGGTGTAGTagagaaaaagaaaaacaataaaaTTTCAAAACCAACTAAAATTCATGAATCTAAAGAGTGTGAAATGACACTTTTGGACTTATACGCGGGTTGTGGTGGAATGTCAACTGGACTTTGTTATGGCACAAATATATCTGGAGTGAAACTTGTCACA AAATGGGCAGTTGACATAAATCAACACGCGTGTGAAAGTCTGAAGTTAAACCATAATGAAACTCATGTGAGAAATGAAGCAGCTGAAGACTTTTTATCTTTGATTAAAGAATGGGAAAAGCTTTGTAAAGATTTCCATTTATTGGGTTCACATCGTGATGAAAATAGTCAAAATACAAATATGAAATCTGAAGAATCAGATTCTGAAGAGAATGAAGAGAAACCGAATCCTTCAGATGATGAATTTGAAGTGGGAAAACTGTTAGCTGTTTGTTATGGTGATCCAAATAAAGTCAACAACAAAAAACTACATTTCAAG GTGAGATGGAAGGGGTATGGTCCTAGCTATGATACTTGGGAACCATTTGATGGTTTAAG CAACTGCATGGATTCTATAAAGGAATTTGTAAGCAAAGGGTATCAATCAAGATTACTTCCTCTTCCT GGTGATGCTGACTTTATTTGTGGGGGTCCACCATGTCAAGGAATAAGTGGTCATAATCGGTTTAGAAACTACACTGATCCTCTAAAGGATCCCAAGAATCATCAACTTGTGGTTTATATGGatataattgattttttaaaacCAAAATTTGTTTTAATGGAGAATGTTTGTGACATTGTGAAATTTGCTGATGGGATTTTGGGATTTTATGCTGTTGGAAGATTAGTTTCCATGAATTATCAGACAAGATTGGGGATAATGGCTGCAGGATCATATGGAGTTCCTCAATGCAGATTGAGAGTTTTTCTTTGGGGTGCTAATACAATGATG AATTTGCCTCAGTTTCCTTTACCTACACATGAAGTTGTTGGGAGAGGAGTAGTTCCAGTTGAATTCAAG GATTGTATTGTTGGATCTGATGTTGACAAGTCAACAAAGTTGGAAAAAAGCATATTACTTGGTGATGCAATTTCAGATCTACCTGAG GTTACAAATTACAATGGAAAAGATGAAATGGAATATGGAGGTGCCCCAAAAACAAGTTATCAAAAATACATCCGAATGAGAAAACAAg cTTTGGGGAAAGAttcttcaaaaagaaaaatgcttTATGATCATAGGCCATTGGAATTAAATGAAGATGATTATGCTCGAGTTTGTCAAATCCCAAAAATAAAG GGAGCAAACTTTAGGAATCTACCAGGGGTAAAAGTGGGAACAAATAACAAAGTGGAATGGGATCTTTCAGTTGAAAGAGTCATGCTACCTTCAGGAAAACCTTTG GTTCCTAATTATGCTATGACCTTTGTTGGTGGAACTtcaaaaaa GCCATTTGGTCGTTTGGGAATGGATGATGTTGTCAAAACTGTAGTGGGAAGAGCCGAGCCACATAATCag GCGTTGCTTCATCCAAACCAAGATAGAGTTCTTACAATTCGTGAAAATGCGCGTTTGCAAGGCTTCCCTGATCATTATAAACTTTCAGGACCTGTTAAAGAgag gtatttgcAGATTGGAAATGCAGTTGCGTTTTCGGTATCAACTGCGTTGGGGTATGCATTAGGGAAGGCAGTCAAAGGGGTTTGTGGAAGTCAACCGTTGACTCTTCCAGTCAAATTTCCTGATTGTTTAGGTCAACTGTCTTCAGTCAACCAAGTCTCACAAGAATCTGAATGA